The proteins below are encoded in one region of Pseudomonas putida NBRC 14164:
- a CDS encoding DUF2790 domain-containing protein produces MKKLIIAAALVVFSVASQANTFSESKQLQYTKEHQTAVAKYAEKNGKPMPEIQDYKYGMKIDVAKFVRQSQDPRTCQVYPRLMTFEDSQGTLKTVRYSMYSQCINNK; encoded by the coding sequence ATGAAAAAGCTAATTATCGCTGCTGCACTTGTTGTTTTCTCGGTGGCTTCGCAGGCCAACACTTTCTCCGAGAGCAAGCAGCTTCAATACACCAAGGAACACCAGACCGCAGTGGCCAAGTACGCGGAGAAAAATGGCAAGCCAATGCCAGAGATTCAGGATTACAAATATGGCATGAAGATAGACGTTGCGAAATTCGTACGTCAGTCGCAGGACCCCCGTACCTGCCAGGTCTATCCACGGTTGATGACCTTCGAGGACTCCCAGGGCACGCTCAAGACTGTTCGTTACTCGATGTATTCGCAATGCATCAACAACAAGTAG
- a CDS encoding heavy metal translocating P-type ATPase — protein sequence MKSLLERPDDQAGHEGHSHEHGGIFGMNTELIFALICGALLGAGALAGKLGLIDRLPLILYVSAYVFGGWFTTKEAVTNIRQKRFEIDSLMLLAAVGAASISAWAEGALLLFLFSLGHSLESYAMGRAKKAIEALSKLAPATAIVRRANGTVEMPVELLVPGDVVIVRPNDRLPADGFVVVGSSSINQAPVTGESVPVDKQPVPDAELARSKPDAVDAASKVFAGTINGETLIEVEVTRRSTESTLARVIKMVSEAEVRKSPTQRFTDRFQRIFVPLVLLLVVGLLFAGIFLDEPFRDSFYRAMAVLVAASPCALAIATPSAILSGIARAARGGVLIKGGAPLEELGSLNAMAFDKTGTLTEGRPRITDVIPIGGTQIEDLLNVAIAVESMSDHPLAAAIVRDGEEMIGTRRRFQAKNMSNMIGRGVRAELDGQFVWIGKVEMFGTNGIPALSKAALEAAERLRQSGRTTMVVRRADKDLGAIGLLDTPREGAKEALQKLREMGIERMVMISGDHNRVAEAVAKQVGLDEAWGDLMPEDKVKAIKNLRLSAKVAMVGDGVNDAPAMASSSVGIAMGAAGSDVALETADIALMADDIRQLPFAVGLSRHTRSIIHQNLFVSLGIVAILVPSTIMGLSIGAAVAIHEGSTLLVVFNALRLLAYRRST from the coding sequence ATGAAGAGTTTGCTTGAACGCCCTGATGACCAAGCCGGGCATGAAGGTCATAGCCATGAGCATGGCGGCATTTTTGGAATGAACACAGAGCTGATTTTCGCGCTGATCTGTGGTGCTCTCCTGGGTGCCGGAGCTCTCGCAGGAAAACTTGGCCTGATTGATCGTCTGCCTCTGATTCTGTACGTGTCGGCCTACGTGTTCGGTGGATGGTTCACCACTAAGGAAGCGGTTACCAACATCCGTCAGAAACGCTTCGAGATCGACTCGCTGATGCTTCTCGCCGCAGTCGGTGCCGCGAGCATCAGCGCCTGGGCGGAGGGGGCTCTGCTGCTGTTCCTGTTCAGTCTGGGGCATTCCCTTGAAAGCTACGCGATGGGGCGGGCCAAGAAAGCGATTGAGGCACTGTCCAAGCTCGCACCAGCCACCGCGATCGTACGCAGAGCAAATGGCACGGTGGAGATGCCCGTGGAGCTGCTGGTTCCCGGTGACGTTGTCATCGTGCGCCCCAATGACCGCCTGCCGGCCGATGGTTTTGTAGTCGTAGGCTCCTCAAGTATCAACCAGGCGCCAGTAACCGGTGAGAGCGTCCCCGTGGACAAGCAACCTGTTCCTGATGCCGAACTCGCACGCAGCAAGCCAGATGCAGTGGATGCAGCCTCGAAAGTCTTCGCCGGTACCATCAATGGCGAAACGCTCATCGAGGTTGAGGTAACCCGGCGCTCTACGGAGAGTACCTTGGCGCGGGTCATCAAGATGGTCAGTGAAGCCGAAGTCAGGAAGTCACCGACCCAGCGATTCACGGACCGCTTCCAACGCATATTCGTCCCGTTGGTTTTACTGCTGGTAGTCGGGCTGCTATTTGCCGGCATTTTCCTTGACGAGCCGTTCCGTGACTCGTTCTACCGGGCGATGGCCGTACTGGTTGCAGCCAGCCCCTGCGCGCTCGCGATCGCTACACCAAGCGCCATTCTCTCTGGCATCGCCAGGGCAGCCCGAGGTGGCGTGCTGATCAAGGGCGGTGCGCCACTTGAAGAGCTTGGATCATTGAATGCCATGGCATTCGACAAGACCGGTACCCTGACCGAAGGGCGCCCACGTATCACCGATGTAATACCCATAGGCGGCACGCAGATCGAGGATCTGCTAAACGTCGCCATCGCTGTGGAGTCGATGAGCGACCATCCGCTGGCTGCGGCAATTGTGCGTGACGGTGAAGAGATGATTGGCACACGGCGCCGATTCCAAGCCAAGAACATGAGCAACATGATTGGCCGCGGCGTGCGTGCTGAGCTTGATGGGCAGTTCGTCTGGATTGGCAAGGTCGAGATGTTCGGTACCAATGGTATTCCCGCACTCAGCAAGGCAGCCCTGGAGGCTGCGGAGCGTCTACGTCAGTCAGGCCGTACCACCATGGTGGTACGGCGTGCTGACAAGGATCTGGGCGCTATCGGGCTATTGGACACACCCCGGGAGGGGGCCAAAGAGGCACTCCAGAAGCTTAGAGAGATGGGCATCGAACGCATGGTCATGATTTCTGGAGACCACAACCGCGTTGCAGAGGCTGTAGCCAAACAAGTTGGCTTAGATGAAGCGTGGGGAGACCTGATGCCGGAAGACAAGGTCAAGGCCATCAAAAACCTGCGCCTTAGCGCCAAGGTGGCCATGGTGGGTGACGGCGTCAATGATGCCCCTGCCATGGCCAGTTCGAGCGTTGGTATCGCAATGGGGGCTGCTGGATCTGATGTTGCCCTGGAAACGGCTGATATCGCGCTTATGGCTGACGACATCAGGCAACTCCCATTTGCGGTGGGGCTGAGCCGTCACACGCGATCGATCATCCACCAGAATCTGTTCGTCAGCTTGGGGATTGTGGCCATCCTGGTTCCGTCCACCATCATGGGCTTGAGCATTGGTGCCGCTGTTGCGATCCATGAGGGCTCCACACTGTTGGTCGTCTTCAACGCCTTGCGCCTGTTGGCCTACCGCAGAAGCACCTGA